From Amycolatopsis sp. YIM 10, the proteins below share one genomic window:
- a CDS encoding Lrp/AsnC family transcriptional regulator — protein MAALDETDRRIVKELRADGRLSMRALAERLHISRAAVYSRVDRLHRDGVITGYSAVIDPERAGLGISAYVYLKISQHSWQAVRKRVLEIPEVWHGALVSGEHDIVLLVRAPDASSLRQLVLHRLQTMPDVLSSHTVLILDELHSLESIDVN, from the coding sequence ATGGCCGCACTCGATGAGACCGATCGCCGAATCGTCAAGGAGCTGCGCGCGGACGGCAGGCTGTCCATGCGCGCGCTCGCCGAACGCCTGCACATCTCGCGGGCGGCGGTCTACTCGCGGGTCGACCGCCTGCACCGCGACGGGGTGATCACCGGCTACAGCGCGGTGATCGACCCGGAACGCGCGGGGCTGGGCATCTCGGCGTACGTGTACCTGAAGATCAGCCAGCACTCGTGGCAGGCGGTGCGCAAGCGGGTACTGGAGATCCCGGAGGTCTGGCACGGCGCGCTGGTCTCCGGTGAACACGACATCGTGTTACTGGTCCGCGCACCGGACGCCTCCAGCCTCCGGCAGCTGGTACTGCACCGGCTGCAAACCATGCCTGACGTGCTGTCGAGCCATACCGTGCTGATTCTCGACGAGTTGCACAGCCTGGAGAGCATTGACGTGAATTAG
- a CDS encoding SDR family oxidoreductase has product MTMLEGKVVVVSGIGPGLGRSIAVRAAAAGADVVLAARTESRLEEVAKEVTALGRRALCVPTDIADESAAERLATRSVDEFGRVDALVHNAFAFPPMGDLLDADPAAIRTALDTTVLAALRLTRLFTPALADVDGAVVMINSAVIRHSRRTFGAYKMSKTALLSLAQSLATELGPRGIRVNTVAPGYIWADALKWYFGHLAKERGTTREEVYAETAATTDLRRLPEPDEIADTVVFLASSMASGITGQCLDVNCGEFHH; this is encoded by the coding sequence ATGACGATGCTCGAGGGCAAGGTAGTGGTGGTCTCGGGCATCGGCCCGGGACTCGGCCGGTCGATCGCGGTTCGCGCCGCGGCGGCGGGCGCCGACGTGGTGCTGGCCGCGCGCACCGAATCACGGCTGGAAGAGGTGGCGAAGGAGGTCACCGCGCTGGGCCGCCGGGCGCTCTGCGTACCGACGGACATCGCCGACGAATCCGCCGCCGAACGACTCGCCACGCGGTCCGTCGACGAGTTCGGCCGGGTGGATGCCTTGGTGCACAACGCGTTCGCCTTCCCGCCGATGGGCGACCTGCTCGATGCCGACCCGGCCGCGATCCGCACCGCGCTGGACACCACGGTGCTCGCGGCACTGCGGCTGACCCGCCTGTTCACCCCGGCACTGGCCGATGTGGACGGTGCGGTGGTGATGATCAACTCGGCGGTGATCCGGCACTCGCGGCGGACCTTCGGCGCGTACAAGATGTCGAAGACGGCGCTGCTCTCGCTGGCGCAGTCGCTGGCCACCGAACTCGGCCCGCGCGGCATCCGGGTGAACACGGTGGCACCGGGCTACATCTGGGCCGACGCGCTGAAGTGGTACTTCGGCCACCTGGCGAAGGAACGCGGGACCACGCGCGAAGAGGTCTACGCCGAGACCGCGGCGACCACCGACCTGCGGCGGCTGCCCGAACCGGACGAGATCGCCGACACCGTGGTGTTCCTGGCGTCGTCGATGGCCTCCGGGATCACCGGGCAGTGCCTGGACGTCAACTGCGGCGAATTCCACCACTGA